From a region of the Hymenobacter jejuensis genome:
- a CDS encoding efflux RND transporter periplasmic adaptor subunit: MDRVISTATQNRRRRRQWLLVAGALLLLVAGLLAFRNVLKPRLDRSKILTAVAEKGAVEASLTASGLIVPGHEAVLTSPIQSTIQRVVLQVGAKVRPGQTILELDKEVTSTALAKLRDEQLQNHNKNTKLQLGLEHSLNDLESQEQVQQVKVRSLQSTLRDEQYLLKIGSGTRENVQQAELNLKVAQLELQRLREQIRNQRQSNAADVRELGFTMTIQDRTIAELAGKLAQANISAQQPGVLTWVNEDVGATVNQGDQLARVADLSSFRVKATISDTYADALHLGDAIVVRINDTDLRGTISAISPSVDKGVITFYAELAQNHHPALRANLRTDVFVVTKSHPNVLRVKNGPFYQGGQEQPVFVVKDGKAIRRTVRFGDSNFDYVQIISGLQPGEEIVLSDMKDYVDTPELTLND, encoded by the coding sequence ATGGACAGAGTTATCTCTACTGCTACCCAGAATCGCCGTCGCCGCCGGCAGTGGCTGCTGGTGGCCGGCGCGTTGCTGCTGCTGGTAGCCGGCCTGCTGGCCTTTCGCAACGTGCTCAAGCCCCGCCTCGATCGCTCCAAGATTCTGACCGCCGTGGCCGAAAAAGGGGCGGTGGAAGCCTCGCTGACGGCCTCAGGCCTGATCGTTCCGGGGCACGAAGCGGTCCTTACCAGCCCCATCCAATCCACGATTCAACGGGTGGTGCTGCAAGTGGGCGCGAAAGTCCGGCCCGGCCAAACCATTCTGGAGCTCGACAAAGAAGTGACGAGCACGGCGCTGGCCAAGTTGCGCGATGAGCAGCTGCAAAACCACAACAAAAACACCAAGCTGCAACTGGGCCTGGAGCATAGCCTCAACGACCTGGAGTCGCAGGAGCAAGTGCAGCAGGTGAAGGTGCGCAGCCTGCAATCGACGTTGCGCGACGAGCAGTACCTGCTCAAAATCGGCAGCGGCACCCGCGAAAACGTGCAGCAGGCCGAACTCAATCTTAAAGTGGCCCAACTGGAGCTGCAGCGCCTGCGCGAGCAGATCCGCAACCAGCGCCAAAGCAACGCCGCCGACGTGCGCGAGCTGGGCTTTACGATGACCATTCAGGACCGCACCATTGCCGAGCTCGCGGGCAAGCTGGCCCAGGCCAACATCAGCGCGCAGCAGCCGGGCGTGCTGACGTGGGTGAACGAAGACGTAGGCGCCACCGTGAACCAGGGCGACCAGCTGGCCCGCGTAGCCGATTTGAGCAGCTTTCGGGTAAAAGCCACGATATCTGATACGTATGCCGATGCCTTGCACTTGGGCGATGCCATCGTGGTGCGCATTAATGACACGGACCTGCGGGGCACTATTAGCGCCATCAGCCCGTCCGTGGACAAGGGCGTGATCACGTTCTACGCCGAGCTGGCCCAGAACCACCATCCAGCCCTGCGCGCCAACCTGCGCACGGATGTGTTTGTGGTCACCAAATCGCACCCCAACGTGCTGCGGGTCAAAAACGGACCTTTCTACCAGGGCGGGCAAGAGCAACCGGTATTCGTGGTGAAAGACGGCAAAGCCATCCGCCGCACCGTGCGCTTTGGTGATAGTAATTTCGATTACGTGCAGATAATCAGTGGTTTGCAGCCCGGCGAGGAGATCGTGCTCTCCGACATGAAGGATTACGTGGACACTCCCGAACTGACCCTCAACGACTAA
- a CDS encoding TolC family protein: MKQFLLLCLLPLLPAGAVAQSSGPAAPAAGAAGKVLGLSEVLELALAQSSVVKQAQTNRENSYWQWRTYQTNYRPQLGLLGTIPDFSRAIAPVVQPDGTTGFRAVRQNNSNLALTLSQNIGPTGGQLFLTSEVQRFDNFNGGQRMYNNRPFALGITQPLGMFNSLSWARKIEPLRYEESQRQYVAEREAITQRATELYFDVLLQQVNAAVAGQNVQANEEMLRLGRERFQLGRLSQSDLLQLEYNLVASRQARGQARLDAQTATLNLQSYIGLGGSTQLTLNVPAATPPLAVSPEEALAQARQNRAEQLAFRRRLLQAERDVAQAKGTMGFQATLQANLGYVNQATSLWDTYNGLQNQQQVRLTFSMPLVDWGRQKSIIKTAELNRQQVEVTVEQDQMTFEQAVVAQAAQLGTLSEQLSLAASADTLAQRRYDIARATYLVGRISLTDLNLALSEKDQAKRAYIAALRACWVAHYRLRALTLYDFERRQPLAVATGR; the protein is encoded by the coding sequence ATGAAACAATTTCTCCTCCTGTGCTTGCTGCCGCTGCTGCCCGCTGGTGCGGTGGCCCAATCGTCGGGGCCTGCGGCACCCGCTGCTGGCGCGGCGGGTAAAGTATTGGGTTTGAGCGAAGTACTGGAACTGGCCCTGGCCCAGTCTTCGGTGGTGAAACAAGCCCAGACCAACCGCGAAAACAGCTACTGGCAGTGGCGTACCTACCAAACCAATTATCGCCCCCAGCTCGGCCTGCTGGGCACCATACCGGATTTCAGCCGGGCCATTGCGCCGGTCGTGCAGCCCGACGGCACCACCGGCTTCCGGGCCGTGCGACAAAATAACTCCAACCTGGCCCTGACCTTGAGCCAGAACATCGGGCCTACCGGCGGGCAGCTGTTTCTGACTTCCGAGGTGCAGCGCTTCGACAACTTCAACGGGGGCCAGCGCATGTACAACAACCGGCCGTTTGCGCTCGGCATTACCCAACCGCTGGGCATGTTCAATAGCCTGAGCTGGGCCCGCAAGATTGAGCCCTTGCGCTACGAAGAATCGCAGCGGCAGTACGTGGCCGAGCGTGAGGCCATCACGCAGCGGGCCACGGAGCTGTATTTTGATGTATTGCTGCAACAGGTAAACGCGGCCGTGGCCGGCCAAAACGTGCAGGCCAACGAAGAAATGCTGCGCTTGGGCCGCGAGCGATTTCAGCTCGGCCGCCTCTCCCAAAGCGATTTGTTGCAGCTCGAATACAACCTGGTAGCCTCGCGGCAGGCCCGCGGACAAGCCCGCCTCGACGCCCAAACGGCCACCCTGAATTTGCAGAGCTACATCGGGCTGGGCGGCTCTACCCAGCTCACGCTGAATGTACCGGCCGCCACGCCGCCGCTGGCAGTATCGCCGGAGGAGGCGCTGGCGCAGGCCCGGCAAAACCGCGCCGAGCAGCTGGCCTTTCGTCGTCGGCTGTTGCAGGCCGAGCGCGACGTAGCCCAGGCCAAAGGCACCATGGGCTTTCAGGCGACGCTACAGGCCAATTTGGGGTACGTCAACCAAGCGACCAGTCTGTGGGACACCTACAACGGGTTGCAGAATCAGCAGCAGGTGCGCCTGACTTTCTCGATGCCGCTGGTGGATTGGGGTCGCCAGAAATCCATCATCAAAACCGCCGAGCTCAACCGCCAGCAAGTAGAAGTAACCGTAGAGCAGGACCAGATGACCTTCGAGCAGGCCGTGGTGGCCCAGGCCGCGCAACTGGGCACGCTGAGCGAGCAGCTCAGCCTGGCCGCTAGCGCCGACACGCTGGCCCAGCGCCGCTACGACATTGCCCGCGCTACTTACTTAGTGGGCCGTATCAGCCTCACGGACTTGAACTTAGCGCTTTCCGAAAAAGACCAGGCCAAGCGTGCTTACATTGCTGCCCTGCGCGCCTGCTGGGTGGCGCACTACCGCTTGCGTGCCCTCACGCTCTACGATTTTGAGCGCCGGCAGCCGCTGGCGGTGGCTACAGGCCGGTAA
- a CDS encoding ABC transporter ATP-binding protein has translation MLKLTDIEKVYQTKTIETVALNRVNLTVSKGEFVSIMGPSGCGKSTLLSIMGLLDEPTSGHIEIDGRPVTSYSDRELAHLRNQKIGFVFQSYHLIHDLSVIDNVELPLLYRSGVSGKERRQRAHAALDKVGLSARTNHFPNQLSGGQRQRVAIARALAGNPEIILADEPTGNLDSVMGEEIMDILLGLNRREGTTIVMVTHDEQQALKTERVVRFFDGSQVS, from the coding sequence ATGCTCAAACTCACGGACATCGAGAAGGTATACCAAACCAAAACCATCGAAACCGTCGCCCTGAACCGCGTCAACCTGACGGTGAGCAAGGGCGAGTTTGTGTCGATCATGGGACCTTCGGGCTGCGGCAAATCGACGCTGCTCAGCATCATGGGCTTGCTCGACGAGCCCACCAGCGGCCACATCGAAATCGACGGGCGTCCCGTGACTTCGTACTCCGACCGCGAGCTGGCGCACCTGCGCAATCAGAAAATCGGGTTTGTGTTTCAGAGCTACCACCTCATCCACGACCTCTCGGTGATCGACAACGTGGAGCTGCCCTTGCTCTACCGCAGCGGCGTATCGGGCAAGGAGCGCCGCCAGCGCGCCCACGCCGCCCTCGACAAAGTAGGCCTGAGCGCCCGCACCAACCACTTCCCCAACCAGCTGTCGGGCGGCCAGCGCCAGCGCGTAGCCATCGCCCGCGCCCTGGCCGGCAACCCCGAAATCATTCTGGCCGACGAGCCAACGGGCAACCTCGACTCGGTAATGGGCGAGGAAATCATGGACATTCTGCTGGGCCTCAACCGCCGCGAAGGCACCACCATCGTGATGGTGACCCACGACGAGCAGCAGGCCCTGAAAACCGAGCGCGTCGTGCGCTTCTTCGACGGCAGCCAGGTTAGCTAA
- a CDS encoding RNA polymerase sigma factor yields the protein MLPVAASSLSASHAEAELIEACRRGNPRAQKRLFDWLSPMALGVCLRYLRQPEEAEEAMLLGFVKMFRALEQYRHDGSFRGWVRRIMINEALGLIRRRQPLHLDIDDYAPEVAPIAAAAESDLAAADLLALLAALPAGYRTVFNLYAIEGYSHAEIAELLGISEGTSKSQLSKARALLQRQLQALQFTSTSSYSESYAA from the coding sequence ATGTTACCTGTAGCTGCTTCCTCATTAAGCGCCAGCCATGCCGAAGCCGAGCTGATCGAGGCCTGCCGCCGGGGCAACCCGCGGGCGCAGAAGCGTCTTTTCGACTGGCTCTCGCCGATGGCTTTGGGCGTGTGCCTGCGTTACCTGCGCCAGCCCGAAGAGGCGGAGGAAGCCATGCTGCTAGGCTTTGTAAAAATGTTTCGAGCCCTGGAGCAGTACCGCCACGACGGCAGCTTCCGCGGCTGGGTGCGGCGCATCATGATCAACGAAGCCCTGGGCCTGATCCGGCGCCGGCAGCCGTTGCACCTCGACATCGACGACTACGCCCCCGAAGTAGCGCCCATTGCCGCCGCGGCCGAAAGCGACTTGGCCGCCGCCGATCTGCTGGCCTTGCTGGCGGCGCTACCCGCCGGCTACCGCACGGTGTTCAACCTCTACGCCATTGAGGGCTATTCGCACGCCGAAATCGCTGAATTGCTGGGCATAAGCGAAGGCACCAGCAAATCGCAGCTCAGCAAGGCGCGCGCCCTGCTTCAGCGCCAGCTACAGGCTTTGCAATTCACTTCCACCTCTTCTTACTCCGAATCGTATGCTGCTTAG
- a CDS encoding ABC transporter permease — protein sequence MLLSYIKIAWKVLLRRKFFTFISLFGISFTLMVLLVVVAMFDNFQGAHAPESRVKRMAFVSFMSQRFKDGGQMNTPVSPYFLDKYVRPMKTPEKVAVYSLFHATPAYIGNKKLDLDLKFTDAVFWEVFDFHFLEGKPYLAQDVRSANRVVVITETTARQYFGAATGVVGRDIVVDQRRFRVVGVVSDVPALRFNSYAEVWAPLTTTKADIRNPVLEGDYFAALLAPEGTPLEALETEYQQIVSRVTIPNRDVKKLVTHADPLLASLTRQLFGPIGGDSSDKTALFYAVTVGLTLLFMLLPALNLVNINLSRILERSSEIGVRKAFGATGSTLVGQFLIENIFLTLLGGVLGLVLAYAALEAISEANFISYAHFTLNLRVFGWALLVTVVFGVLSGVYPAFKMSRLQPVQALKGSAS from the coding sequence ATGCTGCTTAGCTATATCAAAATTGCGTGGAAGGTCCTGCTTCGGCGCAAGTTTTTCACCTTCATCAGCCTGTTTGGCATCTCCTTCACCCTGATGGTGCTGCTGGTGGTGGTGGCCATGTTCGACAATTTTCAGGGTGCGCACGCCCCCGAATCGCGGGTGAAGCGTATGGCTTTCGTCTCGTTTATGAGCCAGCGTTTTAAGGATGGCGGCCAGATGAATACGCCCGTCAGCCCGTACTTCCTCGACAAGTACGTGCGCCCGATGAAAACGCCCGAAAAAGTGGCGGTGTACTCGCTGTTTCACGCCACACCGGCTTACATCGGCAACAAGAAGCTGGACCTAGATCTCAAGTTTACGGATGCTGTTTTCTGGGAAGTATTTGATTTTCACTTCCTCGAAGGCAAGCCGTATCTGGCTCAGGACGTGCGCTCCGCTAACCGCGTGGTTGTCATTACCGAAACCACGGCCCGGCAGTATTTCGGCGCCGCCACGGGCGTAGTCGGCCGCGACATTGTGGTCGATCAGCGCCGGTTCCGGGTGGTAGGGGTAGTCAGCGACGTGCCTGCCCTGCGCTTCAACTCCTACGCCGAGGTGTGGGCGCCCCTGACCACAACCAAAGCCGATATTCGCAACCCCGTGCTGGAAGGCGATTATTTTGCCGCGCTGCTGGCCCCCGAAGGCACGCCGCTGGAAGCCCTGGAAACCGAGTACCAGCAGATTGTGAGCCGGGTAACAATTCCGAACCGCGACGTGAAGAAGCTTGTAACCCACGCCGACCCGCTGCTGGCCTCGCTCACGCGCCAGCTTTTTGGGCCGATCGGGGGCGATAGCTCCGACAAAACAGCGCTGTTTTACGCCGTGACCGTGGGGCTGACGCTGCTGTTTATGTTGCTGCCTGCCCTGAACCTGGTCAACATCAACCTGAGCCGCATCCTGGAGCGCTCCTCCGAAATCGGGGTGCGCAAGGCCTTCGGAGCGACGGGCTCCACGCTGGTCGGCCAGTTTCTGATCGAAAACATCTTCCTGACGCTCCTGGGCGGCGTGCTGGGCTTGGTGCTGGCTTATGCGGCCCTGGAAGCCATCAGCGAGGCCAATTTCATTTCCTACGCCCACTTCACCCTGAACCTGCGCGTGTTTGGGTGGGCTCTGCTGGTAACGGTGGTTTTCGGGGTGTTGTCGGGCGTGTACCCGGCTTTTAAAATGTCGCGCCTACAGCCGGTGCAAGCCCTGAAAGGCAGTGCTAGCTAA
- a CDS encoding FtsX-like permease family protein — protein sequence MIRHLFTLIWNRKRSNFLLITEIMLSFFVLFVVSSLLVYNLYNYRQPMGFRYDNVWEITLNPGTDTTALKQKVLMVMQQLKASKGVVGVTQTSSNTPFSFSNMNGTRQYNHKQTPVTEFYDADDELRHVLGLNVVEGRWFDRRDNAAARTPAIINKAMQRAVFAEESPIGKIMTDEHNKEQWQIVGVVESYRSGSDFAADEPAMFSRKEITDPSSKMNGGYNVPVLLLRVQPGSGAVLEQKLVKDLDRMTKGWSVTVDPLEKTRISKLKVVLTPLCVLGLVCLFLIVNVALGLFGVLWYNINQRKAEIGLRRALGATSTGISQQFLGEMLVVTTLGVAVGVVVAAQFPLLGVFGVAATVYLQAMGVATVLIFSLTAICAFQPSRIAAGIQPAVSLREE from the coding sequence ATGATACGGCACCTGTTTACCTTGATCTGGAACCGCAAGCGGTCCAACTTTCTGCTCATCACGGAAATTATGCTCTCGTTTTTCGTGCTCTTCGTGGTGAGCAGCCTGCTGGTGTACAACCTCTACAACTACCGCCAGCCCATGGGCTTCCGCTACGACAATGTGTGGGAGATCACGCTCAACCCCGGTACCGATACCACGGCCCTGAAGCAAAAGGTGCTGATGGTGATGCAGCAGCTGAAAGCCAGCAAGGGCGTGGTGGGCGTAACACAAACTAGCTCCAATACGCCGTTTTCGTTTTCCAACATGAACGGCACGCGCCAGTACAACCACAAGCAAACGCCCGTGACCGAGTTTTACGACGCCGACGACGAACTGCGCCATGTGTTGGGGCTGAACGTAGTGGAAGGCCGCTGGTTTGACCGCCGCGACAACGCCGCTGCCCGTACGCCGGCCATCATCAACAAGGCCATGCAGCGGGCCGTGTTTGCGGAGGAGTCGCCCATCGGCAAAATCATGACCGATGAACACAACAAGGAGCAGTGGCAGATTGTGGGCGTGGTGGAAAGCTACCGCTCGGGCAGCGACTTTGCCGCCGACGAGCCGGCCATGTTTAGCCGCAAGGAAATCACCGATCCGAGCTCCAAGATGAATGGCGGCTACAACGTGCCGGTGCTGCTGCTGCGCGTGCAGCCCGGCAGCGGCGCGGTGCTGGAGCAGAAGCTGGTAAAAGACCTCGACCGCATGACCAAAGGCTGGTCCGTGACCGTTGACCCGCTGGAAAAAACCCGCATCAGCAAGCTCAAAGTTGTGCTCACGCCGCTGTGCGTGCTGGGTCTGGTGTGCCTGTTTTTGATTGTGAACGTCGCCTTAGGGCTGTTCGGGGTGCTGTGGTACAACATCAACCAGCGCAAAGCCGAGATCGGGTTGCGCCGGGCCTTGGGGGCTACGAGCACCGGCATCAGCCAGCAGTTTCTGGGCGAAATGCTCGTGGTGACAACCTTGGGCGTGGCCGTTGGCGTGGTGGTGGCGGCCCAGTTCCCGCTGCTGGGCGTGTTTGGCGTGGCAGCTACGGTTTACCTGCAAGCCATGGGCGTAGCTACCGTGCTCATCTTCTCCCTGACGGCTATTTGTGCTTTTCAACCCAGCCGCATTGCCGCGGGCATTCAGCCGGCCGTGTCGCTGCGGGAAGAGTAG
- a CDS encoding sigma-54-dependent transcriptional regulator, protein MILIIDDDLAVRTSLGLLLKQAGYAAKGVGTPEEALRVVRDTPPQLMLMDMNYSLDTSGNDGLQLLAQVKQLAPQVPVILITGWGSISLAVEGIKAGAAEFITKPWNNDSLLQTIRTILCLAERPAETDDSTLTRRQLDRQYNFRNIVGADPQLLHILRNVGQVAATDASVLIEGESGTGKELIAEAIHQNSHRRQQPFVKVNLGGISASLFESEMFGHRRGAFTDAKADRVGRFELANKGTIFLDEIGELDLSSQVKLLRVLQDRTYEVLGDSRPRSLDIRVICATNRNLAELVKAGRFREDLFYRINLITVRLPALRERPDDIPLLVNHFVDNLRATYNRPALKVGTRALHWLRELPLSGNIRELKNLVERAVLVSGKDELGPEDFQAQTHKAPVRAAEAGELPPVGSMTLDELEAAMIRRSMEFYDGNVSRVAKALGLSRGALYRRLEKYDIPFDSAQA, encoded by the coding sequence ATGATTCTCATAATCGACGACGACCTGGCTGTGCGCACCTCGCTGGGATTGCTGTTGAAGCAGGCCGGCTACGCGGCCAAGGGCGTGGGCACGCCCGAGGAAGCCCTGCGCGTCGTGCGCGACACGCCGCCCCAGCTCATGCTCATGGACATGAACTACTCGCTGGATACTAGCGGCAACGACGGATTGCAGCTGCTGGCCCAAGTAAAGCAGTTGGCCCCGCAAGTGCCGGTTATTCTGATCACGGGGTGGGGCTCGATTTCGCTGGCGGTAGAAGGCATCAAGGCGGGCGCCGCGGAATTCATCACCAAGCCTTGGAACAACGACAGTCTGCTCCAGACCATCCGGACCATCCTGTGCCTAGCCGAGCGCCCCGCCGAAACCGACGACAGCACGCTCACGCGGCGGCAGCTCGACCGGCAATATAACTTCCGCAACATCGTGGGGGCCGATCCGCAACTGCTTCATATTCTGCGCAATGTGGGGCAAGTGGCTGCCACCGACGCTTCGGTGCTGATTGAAGGGGAGAGCGGTACGGGCAAGGAGCTCATTGCCGAAGCCATTCACCAGAACAGCCACCGTCGCCAGCAGCCTTTTGTAAAAGTGAACCTGGGCGGCATCTCGGCCTCGTTGTTTGAAAGCGAGATGTTCGGCCATCGCCGCGGGGCCTTCACCGATGCCAAAGCCGACCGCGTGGGCCGCTTCGAGCTGGCCAACAAAGGCACCATTTTTCTGGACGAGATCGGCGAACTGGACTTGTCGAGCCAGGTAAAGCTGCTGCGTGTACTCCAGGATCGCACCTACGAAGTGCTGGGCGATTCGCGCCCGCGCTCGCTCGATATCCGGGTGATCTGCGCCACCAACCGCAACCTGGCCGAGCTGGTAAAGGCAGGCCGCTTCCGCGAAGATCTGTTTTACCGCATCAACCTGATCACGGTGCGCCTGCCCGCCCTGCGCGAGCGCCCCGACGATATTCCGTTGCTGGTCAACCACTTCGTTGATAACCTGCGCGCCACTTACAACCGCCCGGCCCTGAAAGTAGGCACGCGCGCCCTGCACTGGCTGCGCGAGCTGCCCTTGTCCGGCAACATTCGCGAGCTTAAAAACCTGGTGGAGCGCGCCGTGCTGGTCAGCGGGAAAGACGAGCTTGGGCCCGAAGATTTTCAGGCCCAAACCCACAAAGCGCCCGTGCGGGCCGCCGAGGCCGGCGAATTGCCGCCCGTGGGCTCCATGACGCTCGACGAGCTGGAAGCCGCCATGATCCGGCGCTCCATGGAATTTTACGACGGCAATGTCAGCCGCGTGGCCAAAGCCCTGGGCCTAAGCCGCGGCGCCCTCTACCGCCGCCTTGAGAAATACGATATTCCCTTCGATTCTGCGCAGGCGTGA
- a CDS encoding sensor histidine kinase translates to MTLRTKFILFVVIIHAVLIVLAAQVLRTNPVLFIGTELILAVSIVLTVQLYRGFVRPFNLIAAGTEAIQAKDFTMKFVPVGQREMDQLIDVYNRMIDELRQERVTQHEKSFLLERLIEASPAGVLLLTFDGRIEAVNPAALRCLRLPAAELLGKKPSELPGDWGTSLSTLTTGEPQVVQLSGIQTYRAHCSHFVDRGFTRNFIVLEELTQDLIRQEKLAYEKLIRMMSHEINNSIGAINSILQSFHNYAPQLREEDRDDFTEALEVSVNRNTHLANFIANFANLVRLPAPTRRPHDVHELLRGIQRLFQVQCERRNILWHWELAGGPLWVGLDAQQMEQAILNIVKNALESIGENGNLTVRTTQNPPMLRIEDDGAGIPADVQRRLFTPFFSTKRDGQGIGLTMIRDILLQHGFRFSLETQPTGLTAFTIWLTDSEPKVLAAT, encoded by the coding sequence ATGACCCTGCGCACCAAATTCATTCTGTTCGTTGTCATCATTCACGCCGTCCTAATTGTGCTGGCCGCGCAGGTACTGCGGACGAACCCCGTGCTGTTTATCGGTACCGAGCTGATTCTGGCCGTTTCGATTGTGCTCACGGTGCAGTTGTACCGGGGCTTTGTGCGGCCCTTCAACCTGATTGCGGCGGGCACGGAAGCCATTCAGGCCAAGGACTTTACCATGAAGTTCGTGCCGGTCGGCCAGCGCGAAATGGACCAGTTGATTGACGTGTACAACCGCATGATCGACGAACTGCGCCAAGAGCGCGTCACGCAACACGAAAAAAGCTTTCTGCTCGAGCGCCTGATCGAAGCCTCGCCCGCCGGCGTGCTACTGCTCACCTTCGACGGCCGCATCGAGGCCGTGAACCCGGCGGCCCTGCGCTGCCTGCGGCTGCCGGCTGCGGAGTTGTTGGGCAAGAAACCCAGCGAGTTGCCCGGCGACTGGGGTACGTCGCTGAGTACGCTTACTACGGGCGAGCCGCAGGTGGTGCAACTTTCAGGTATTCAGACCTATAGGGCGCACTGCTCGCACTTCGTGGATCGGGGCTTTACCCGCAATTTTATTGTGCTGGAAGAGCTAACCCAGGACCTGATCCGGCAGGAAAAGCTGGCTTACGAGAAGCTCATCCGGATGATGTCGCACGAGATCAACAACTCCATTGGGGCCATCAACTCGATTTTGCAGTCGTTTCACAACTACGCCCCGCAGCTCCGCGAAGAAGATCGCGACGATTTCACGGAGGCGTTAGAAGTGTCGGTGAATCGCAACACCCACTTGGCCAACTTCATCGCCAACTTCGCCAACCTCGTGCGGCTGCCCGCGCCCACGCGCCGTCCCCACGACGTGCACGAGCTTCTGCGCGGCATTCAGCGCCTGTTTCAGGTGCAGTGCGAACGACGTAATATCTTGTGGCACTGGGAGTTGGCTGGTGGGCCGCTTTGGGTGGGACTGGACGCGCAACAAATGGAACAGGCCATCCTGAACATCGTCAAGAACGCCTTAGAGTCGATTGGCGAAAACGGCAACCTGACGGTGCGCACTACTCAAAATCCGCCCATGCTGCGCATCGAAGACGACGGCGCGGGCATTCCGGCCGACGTGCAGCGGCGCTTGTTTACGCCGTTTTTCAGCACCAAGCGCGACGGGCAGGGCATTGGCCTGACCATGATCCGCGATATTCTGTTGCAGCACGGCTTCCGCTTTAGCCTCGAAACCCAGCCTACCGGCCTCACCGCCTTCACCATCTGGCTGACCGACAGCGAACCCAAGGTGCTTGCTGCTACCTAG
- a CDS encoding phosphatase PAP2 family protein, whose translation MILSPLRTWLACLLLPLTLSLTPATVSLAQTPLATPAPADTVHKFENPTGTSAAVSKPWYRGKLVRASVVPAVLITYGALHVNNHGFYTNTQANRDIHKLFPTYRTSLDNYLLVAPYLELGAVLLAGVESRDDNVNIGLVILKSELIMAASTFTVKYLVRERRPDGSDNLSFPSGHTAQAFLAASIVHTELRDKSQWYGIGAYTLATGVAALRMINTKHWQSDVIAGAGFGILSAHLGYLTHRNRWGRKPIGRDIGFYPAWQPGGMGLGLTWQPHR comes from the coding sequence ATGATTCTTTCTCCGCTTCGCACCTGGCTTGCGTGCCTGCTTCTGCCGCTCACGCTTAGCCTAACTCCCGCAACTGTTTCGTTGGCCCAAACGCCGCTGGCCACCCCGGCCCCGGCGGACACGGTGCACAAGTTTGAAAACCCGACGGGCACCTCGGCAGCCGTTTCCAAGCCCTGGTACCGAGGCAAGCTCGTGCGCGCTTCCGTGGTGCCGGCCGTGCTCATCACCTACGGGGCGCTGCACGTCAACAACCACGGCTTCTACACCAACACCCAAGCCAACCGCGACATTCACAAGCTCTTCCCGACCTACCGCACCAGCTTGGATAATTACCTGCTGGTGGCCCCCTACCTAGAGCTGGGCGCCGTGCTGCTGGCCGGCGTCGAATCGCGCGACGACAACGTTAACATTGGCCTGGTCATTCTCAAAAGCGAGCTGATCATGGCGGCCAGCACCTTCACGGTCAAGTACCTGGTGCGCGAGCGCCGCCCCGACGGCTCGGACAATCTCTCGTTTCCGTCGGGCCACACGGCCCAGGCGTTTCTGGCCGCCAGCATCGTGCACACCGAATTGCGCGACAAAAGCCAGTGGTACGGCATCGGGGCCTACACGCTGGCCACCGGCGTGGCCGCCCTGCGCATGATCAACACCAAGCACTGGCAGAGCGACGTGATCGCTGGCGCGGGCTTCGGCATCCTGTCGGCCCACCTGGGCTACCTGACCCACCGCAACCGCTGGGGAAGAAAACCTATTGGCCGCGACATTGGCTTCTACCCTGCTTGGCAGCCCGGCGGCATGGGCCTCGGCCTAACCTGGCAGCCGCACCGCTAA